GTAAACGGCGTCACTTGATACTGTATCTCTTCTTAATTTAAGATGTAAAGCATCAATATAAATGACACTGTACCTCTTCTTTAGAGGACGCTTATGCCACTGTTCAATTTCTTCAAGAGCAACATCAGTGATATTACTTACTGTAGCCGCACTATAAGAATTTCCATAAAGTTTTTCAATGATGTTAGCAATTTCACGTGTAGATACTCCACTTGCATACATGCGGATGATCATGGTTTCTAGCCAATCATCTCTTCTTGCATATGGTGGAATGAGTTGTTGTTCAAACTCATTATTACGGTCACGAGGAATTTTAAGATTCTCAATCAGACCGTATTTGGTTTCATAATTACGGGTATAGTATCCGTTGCGTGAATTGCCAGTACCATGTCCTTCGTAGCTATATTTACTGTACTGGAGAATGTTAGTGAGTTCTTCCTTCATCAAGGTTTCCATGGTTTGTTTTAATAGACCAAGAATATACTCTTCAAAAAAAGAGTTTAAGTCTAGATTTTCTTTTTGATTTTTGTTATTATTAGTCATAGGGAAGTCCTTCTTTCTTGGTTATGTTTTTCTTCGTCGTTAAACATTTTACCATGTCAGATGGAACTTCTCTATTTTTATTTACACAAAATATTTTACACTATCCATTATATGCTACACCGTATTATCTTAAATTTAATACATGCCTAAGCTGTTACTAAATTCATTTAAACTATATAATTGCATTTGAATAACAAAAAAACTACACTATTTGAGCAGTATCAAAAAACCTGTACTTCGGATAACTCCTTAAGGTACTTTCTTTTGATACAGTCATATAATGTAGTTTAATAACTGTTCTTTACTAAAGTGTGTGAATTTTCTACACAAAAAAAGTACACTAAAAGTGTACGCAAAATATGAATATAATAACTGGCTACCATATCTATTCAGATGAAGGCCCTATAGCTTTGCGTACATCCCTTTTCAAGGAGTTTGCCTTTATATTTATATAATAATTTTATATATAATTTATTTCATTGTCAATTGTCAAAATAAACAAAATACTCATTCAATATATCTAATAAGTCTGTTTCTTTATTGTTTCTCATCTAATATTCTCTCATTTTAAATACTATATATATTTACAAAAAAATAAGAGCTTCAAAGTTTATAAAACTCTGAAACTCCTATTCTAATTACTGCAGTCGACGGGACTTGAACCCGTACCCAGTCAACCCGGACTAGATCCTTAGTCTAGCGCGTATGCCAATTCCGCCACGACTGCAAAAAACCTATTAAATTAGGCAATCTAATCATATATGAACTAGATATTTTGCCAATTTCTTCGCTAGATATTATCTTACGAACGAACATTATTATAACAGGTATATTAATAAATTGCAATACTTAATTTATTTTTTTGTTCATCCATAATATACAAATTATAATGTCGTACTTAATATATAAAAACAAGTATCAAAAAATATCAGCTATTTAATTATTTAATCAATACAACTTACATTTAAGTGTTAATATCCCCTGCTACTAAAAAAAGAGGATACTGTTATGTATCCTCTGACTTAAGCTACTGCTATTTTAAATCTTCTTTAGTAATTGAACCATCCTTAATCCATTGTTCTTCACATTTATGTTCATGACCTATTTTAAACATTAAATAAATGGTTAATATAAACCATAAACTTATTCTATCAATAAAAATCGAACTACCTATCATTGCAACGATATAAAGTATTACTCTAATCTTTTTCCATTCTTTATAGTTTTGGAATTCTCTAGCTGACATATTAAAACGCCCACAATATCTTTTGTTATTATCGTCATTCATTGTTATTCTATCCTTCTTTTAATCATGTTAATTTAATTCTTTTTATGCCTGTTTACTATATTTTTTTAATTATTCTATTTACTGTACTCCTTGATAATCCAGTTTGTTTCACAATATCGACTATCTTCATTCCACTACTATATAAAACCTTTACAGTTTCACCTTTTTCATTTTGTTTGCTAGGTCTTCCCCCATTTCTCCCTCTTGCCTTTGCAGATGCTAAACCTTCTTTTGTTCTTTGTGATATTAAATCTCTCTCTAATTGACTTAGTCCACTCATTACAGTTAATAGAAAGTCATTGTACGGATTATCTGTAGTGGTATCTAGCCAAGTATCTTTAATACTTTTAATGCTAGCTCTCTTACTCTTAATCTGCTCTATGATATCTAACAAATCCTTTGTACTTCTACTTATACGTGTTAAGTCTGTAATTATTACCGTATCACCGTCTTGTAGTTCAGAAATCATTTTGTTTAGTTGTTCACGTTCTCTTTTAGTACCAGTTATCTTTTCCATGTAGATGTTGCGCTTATCTACTCCGTATTTCACTAATGCATCAATTTGTCTATCAAGGTTCTGTTCATCTGTTGATACTCTTGCATATGCTAATAGCATGAAAATCACTCCTTATGTATATGATGTCTGTATTGTATCATAAACGTTTCAAAATGTAAATAGATACTGATACGTTTTTTGACACATTTTTAATCTCTACAATCCTTGATTTTACGTCACTTACTAAAGTGTGTCAAAAACAATCGTTTATGACACACTAATATCAGAATCATTAATTTAATTAGTTATCAAGTTATTTGTCGTTACAAAATAACTATTCATAAAGAACAGTAATAGACAATATAGATTTTTAATTAAATATCATTGTCGCATATATAAATAAAATATTGTCGTAAAAGTATCATCTATATTGTATTTCTAGACGAATAGTATTAAATTATTATACGTATAGTCGTATGAAGAAAATAAACGCTATTCAGATTAGAAAATGTATGTTTTTTTCGATATTTTACCTTTTACTAAATCATAACTATTCTACTATTTACCAATTTATCAAAATACTGGAAATTGAATTTAGAATGTGCTATAATACTCTTATTATTACATACAAAGGAGAGCATTATGAAAATAATCAGAAAACTAATCACAATTCTTTCATTAGCAATGATAATAACCTTAGTTATACCAATTCTAATGCAATCTAATCAAATCGTAGCGCAGGCATCTAAAGCGCAAACATCTAAAGTGAAAATTAGTAAAAAAGAAGTTCAACTAAGAGTAAAAGAAGGTGTCACACTTAAAGTATGGGGCACTAAATCTACAGTTAAATGGACTTCAAGTGACAAAAAAGTAGCATCTGTATCAGCTAAAGGAAGAGTTTATGCAAGAAAAAAAGGTACTACTGTTATTACTGCCACAGTTAACAAAAAGAAATATACATGTAAAGTTACTGTAACTGATGGTACTTTAACAGATAAAGAAATGGCTGTTTATGGATGGATTTTATTACAGGATAGCTTAGTAAATCCTGAATCAATACAAATACATAGTATTAAAGCTGGAACAAGAGATATTGAATATGGTGACGGAACAACTTTTGAAGACATACAGACAGTATTATTCGACTACTCAGCTCAAAACGGATTTGGTGGCTATACAAGAGGTTATGCTACTGTTAGTATTTACCCTAGAGATGGTGAACCATATGCTAATTATCTAACAAGCGATTATTTTGATGGTTATTTAGCATTAACAACATATGTAAAAAGCTATACTCCAACACTAGATAACGAATCCACTATCAAAGTAAAAGACATTAAATCCATAGTAGCTGATTATCAAGAAGAAGAAAATTACGAAATCCATTAAACTATAAAGAGGTAAGCTAAATTAGCTTATCTCTTATTTTTTTATCACTCTACAATACCAACTCCTAATACTTTAACGTACTCTAATGTTCAAATTTCAATCAAATTACTTTGCTTGATAAAATGTTCACCTTTTTTATTTTAAATGAAATTTGAGTCTAATAAGTGCGTTTAAGTTAAGGAATCTATTAATTATGTTTTCTTACCTCTCCATACTTTCGAATTTCGTCTTTTGCACTTTTTGCAAAATCACCTATAACATAATTTGTTTTATTACCTTTCATTTCCTTTGAATAAATCGTAATTAAATATATCTTCTTTTTTTCTCCAGAAATACAAATATTATACTTAGTGTATTTCATTTCATGATTAGTGATTAATGGTTCATACTTACATACTACATCTTGATAAAATATATCTTCATTCATACCAATACTTTTAAATGCCTCTAATGGATTAGAATACTTTTTAGTTTTATTGTTACTATCTGTTATTACTATATAATCAATATCATCTAACATTCTATGTACTTTAGGCTCTACCCAAAGCAAATTATCTGCCCGATTATTAATTTCACATTTTTTATTAGGATTAAATGGTTTAATATGATGTACCTCTGTTTTAATACTAGGATTATCATTTTGACAAAATGCTTTTGCTGTTAATCTATGGAGAAATTGTTTTGTGGGCTCTTTTTTATTAACTTTATTATTTGGATTTAATTGTCTATAATAATATTGATGATTGCTTTCGCTCTTATCTTGATATAACTTAACTATCTTATAACAATTAGCTTTTTCATCAAATTCTAATAGCCTGCTATAATTACTAATCCAGTAATTTTTCCATCCAACTACTTTTACAAATATTTCATCTTCTTTTATAAGGGCTATTCCTTTGTTAGATACATCTAGCTTTCCGTATAATCTTTTTTTAGTTATCTTCATCAATTTAATCCTTTCTATCATTAGTAAATATCAAAATTACATTATAAAAATACTAATGGTAATTACTATTATTTATCAATATTACCTTACTATGTTAATCCCTACTGCAACGCAAGCATTATTTTTTAATAAATTTATATCATTTTCAGTAATTACCATTATTATTATTTCTGAATTTTTAAGTTTGCAGTATCTACAAAAATTAGTTTCCACACTCTAATACTTTGTTAATAATTTCCTCCAATTTTTCATTATTACCATTAAGTCTATCTCATGTTTGAACGCTTCACTTTGAATACTTGATATAGTTCTAACATGGCTTTTAGTTATCCCCTTAATAATTGGCTCTAAGTCATTAACATCAAATAATAAAGGTACACTTTTTATACTTTCATAAGTTCGAATTTCTCTAAACATATTTGATATCCAACCTCGTTTATCATTAGTATTAAAATGCTTTGTCACAAGTTTTTTTAATTTTTTTCTATTATTAATTCTCCACTTTTTTAATTGCTTTGTAACATCTTCATTAAACTGTACAAGGAAATAATCTTTTATTTGTTTGTCGTAAATATCTCTAACGTTAGTTGTTTTCAGTGCATTTCTTATCTTTCTTTCAGTTTTTAGGGTATATTCTATTCTCGCTAAATTACTTGGCATATTAGTTCCAAGTTTATTTGCTAATTGCTTTCCTTTATCATATATCTTTAGTTCAATTTCTTTATTTCCTACATAAAGTGTCTGTAATTTATCCTCTTGTAGTTGTTTATCTGCCTCGTAAAAAGTACAATATGTAATATTTGATTTCTTATTTTTGATATTGCTTTTTCTAGCATATCTATCCCTTGGTGCGTTTCTTATCATCATTAATAAAGTTCTTCTATAATCTTTAAAACTACCATTTTTAAGATTGAAAGTTAAATTAATTTCAATTTCACAAAATTTAACTTTTGAGTAATCAACAAAAATTCCATATTCATTTTCAAGATATAAAAAAACCTCTTTTAGAAAGTCTTTATATTCAGCGCAAGTCTTATTTTGTAAATTATTCCTTATAGTCAAACTTATTTTTGCATACTCCTTCTTAGCGCCTTTACAAATCTTTACACCAGCAATAAAATCGCTAAATACCTTATTATCAATTATCTTTAGATAAGAAAACATTTCTCCACTATCTAAAATATAGAATGCCTCTCTGCTACTCTCAGCATGTAATGTGACTCTTCCTTTTTCTATCTTCTTGTTAAGTTTATCAAAATCTATTGAAACTATTTTAATATTTCCTATTATAGTTTTATCAATTCCTATCCTCTCAATAAATTCATAATCTTTAGACATCTATCTGTCCTCCATACGAAACATAGATAATAATTCCATTTATTAATTCAATCCTATATACTATTCTATCAATAATAGGGTCTAATCCTTCTTCTATAATTCTATTAATTGCATCAGAAGATATAAAAAATTCCGTTTCTTTATAGTTGTTAATAGATATTTCATTATCCGTAATCTGTCTTATTAATGCATCTTCCATAATAATATTCATTTGAATATTCTCACAACTATATGTAATGGTAACGAATATTTCATTATCAACATTATTTACTATGTATATAAAGTCGTTCAATGTGAGATTATCTTGTTTGTTTTTTGTTAATTTATCCATCGTTTCTCATGCTCTCTTTCTATTTTGTTTCATATTAATTTTGTTAGTTTTATTTTTTGCACCATATAACCAAGCCAAAGGGCTTATTTCGTCAAAATTCTCATCAAAATCAGGTACATATGTCCTAATGTAATTTTCTGTAGTTGTCGAACTCTTATGTCCTAATCTTCGCTGTAAATCGATTATATTACCAGTAGCACCAATATAAGCAGTGGAAAATGTGTGGCGAAATAAATGCGATGAAGTCTTTGTTATACCTCTACTTTTGTTATATCTTGCAAGTGAATCTTGTAAGGTTCTCTTCTTTATTGGATTGCCACAATCGTCACAAAGCAAATAATCTTCTGGCTCGCCTTTTCTAATACTTAAATACTCTTTTATAATCCTTTGTAATGCAGTATCTATCTGTATAGTTTGCGTTATTCTACTTTTTGTATTATATAGCGTTATTGTTTGACCACTTAGATTTATATCTTTTATCTTCAACCGTAACGCAGATTCTAACCTCATACCCGTACCATAAAGTAGGTTAATATAAAACCATGTTCTAAACTCTACAAATGAATTTGACTGTGGTTTTTTAATTAAAATCTGTAATTCTTCTTTTGTATAACATTCCTTAGCGATGGTTTTACATTTCGGCATCTTAATTCTAAATTCCTCAATTTCTCCATTATCCATACAGTTATATAAGAAAGCTCTTAATGTACCTATATAAGATTTTATAGTGGCATCCTTGCATTTCCTATTTGTTCTTAAATGAATTATAAAGTTTCCAATAGTCTTAGTATCTATTTCTTCTAATAGCATTTTTTCATTATTTATAAACTTCATAAATACTTCAAAATGCAAAGAATACGTTTTAACAGTATTAGGAGATACATTTTCGTAATTCTTTCTACTAATAAAATTATCAAACCCTTCTCTTATTGTTTCGTTTGTTTTTTGTGTCATCTTAATCCTTTTCATCTTTTTTATCCTTTCTTAGTTTATTATATTAAAATTATGCATAAAAAAAACCAACCATATTTAAAAATGAGTGTAAGAAATAAAGCTAATAACATTTCTGTCATTAACAAAATATCTTGCATTCTCATTTTTAAATAAAGCTGGAAATTTAATTTATTATATAATATTTCTTAAGTTAAAAGAAACAAATTAATAGCCACACAATATTTAAAATAGAATTACATATATGCACTAGATGTCAAAATATATCCTGTATTATCTAGTGCACTTTGGAGATAATTTTTATCTTTTTAAAAACACATCCAAAGTCTATATTGTCCTATATTCAATTAGCTTTTTTGCATTTAAGGATTTAATTATACACTAATATCACACTTTTGTCAAGTGTTTTTTTATGTTATTAATCCTTAGTCTAGCGCGTATGCCAATTCCGCCACGACTGCAAATTAATTACTACATAACGCTTACCTCGTCAGCAAGCAATATGTAGTATACCATGCTTTTCTTCATATTTCAAGTATTTTTTTCATGAATTATTATGAATTATTATTTTATTATCTACATGAACATATTTAATACTATTGTTTTAAATACGTCAAAATATAAGTCCCTGGATTATATATTGTACAGATAATTTCATTACTACCATTCGTTACTGTATTCATTTCACCAATTACTGATTTCTTGTTTGGTGTATAGAAAATACTACATCCCTTTAATTTATATTCATTTGGTATTGTTATCTTCATGGTCAATGGAAATTCTGCATCCATATTTTCATCTAATAATTCAACATCAAATGCGATGTAATAATTATATTTTGTAGCTCTTTTTAATACATTTCGAACTAAGCTTGGTGTAACCGATTTGCCAGTAATCTTTGTTTTATCCTCTGAGTCATATAAAGCTAACGATACTTTTGCTGTATGTTTACCATTCGTTGCATTAAATACTGCTGCATTGCTGTAATCAGCAGACTGTTGTGAAACAACCTCTACTGTAATATCTGCTGTACAACCAGAAGCCTCTACTGTAACGGTCTGATATCCTTCATAAGTAAAGGAGGGAGATAAAATATTAAAACTTGTTATCACATTACTTGTTCCATCACTATAGGTCGCAATAACTTCAATGTCTTTTGTACGCACAGTATTTCCGATGGCTACTGTTCCTCCATGATAAGTAGCTTTAATACTAGTAATTGTCTTTTGTATACCTATTACTGTAAATGTAGCCTTCCTTCCACGAAAACTTACAGTTACTTGTTGTGAACCTGCCACTGTAATCTTCTCTGGACTCAGTACATAATTATTAATAACTTCAGAGCTTCCATCCGTGTAAATAGCCATAACTGTTAATTCACGAGGATTAATTGTCCCACCTAATGCAACACCACTTCCTTCGTATATTGCAGTTAATGAATCAACTGATTTCGGCTCAGAACCATAAACTTCAAATTTAGTAGAGACTCCTTTATATATTAAATTAACAACATTAATACCTGTTTTCTTTATCACATCATTTGACAATGTGAAATCTGTAATCGTTTCACTACTATAATCACTATATGTAGCGGTTGCTACTATGTCCCTTAAATCAACACTATTTCCAACACTGATTTCATACCCTGTGTAGTATGCAGATACTTCAATAACTTTCTTACCCATAACGGTAAATTTAGTTGACTTATTCTTATAAACAACTACAAATGTATTGTCACCAGCTTTATTTACTATTTCAGAAGATAATCGATAATCGTATACAGTAACTAAACTTCCATCTTCATAGAGTGCTTCTACCACCAGTTTTGTTTTATCAAGGGGCTGTCCTACAATTATACTTTCTCCTGCATAATAAGCATTTATTTCAACTAATTTATTCGTATTTATATTACTGCTGGCATATACCTTATTTTGTTTTCCAAAACCCCCTATTACTATCCCACCGCAAAAAAGGATGAAAAAAAAGGAAGGTATTATAATATTATTTATTATAAACATTCCTTTTGTCTTTTTTGTATTCATAAGCAGCTCCTTTCTCTTTATCAACCTAATATACATATCGACCAATTGTCTAAAATACATTAACGAAAATAAAAGAAAAGATTCTTTATAAGACTGTGAGTAGCACATTCTCAAGCTGACGCATAATCACGAAGTGACTAACTATCTTAGCGTTCTTGTACGATCTTAACCAATACATTTATATTTATATGTATTTTTTTTTACGAAATAAAAAAACTCCCCGAGTTGGGCTCGAACCAACAACCCCACGGTTAACAGCCGTGTGCTCTACCATTGAGCTATCGAGGAATATAAATAGAATATGAAGTTTATCCAATGAGTATATTATAGAACCTGATTCTTCAACTGTCAAGCCAATATTTTCATTAATTTTGAATTTTTTCATATCCTATCAAAGCAATAGATGCATTTTATTTCACACAAATATCAACGATAATATTTACCTTATGATAATAATATATTTCTTTTTTATTTGTCCCAATTCTACCTTTTAAATGCTTTTAGCAGAAACAATCAGCATCATGGGCCTGCGTAATTCATCTTTCATACCAGGAATATCTAACATGTGCTTTGGCGGTTGTGGTTCTTCAATTCCGGTAATCATAAAGCCATTTTTTAATAAAGTATTTAAATATGTTGTTAATGTCTTATGATACTTTGTTACTTCTTCTCCTAAGAAAATCGCCTTACGCTTTCCCTCTATATAGTAATTATCTACTGGAAAATGTGCGATATTCCCTTCGTTATCATAAATCCAATCTTGCGTTCCATATGCAGTAAACACTGGATGTTCTACAGAGAATACAAAGTCACCACCACTTTTTATACATCTCTTCACAGTCTTTACAACATCTTCAAAGGATACAACATAATGTAATGCAAGTGAGCTAATAACGCAATCAAAGAAATCCTCAGGAAAGTTAATATCTTCAATTGGTTGATGAATATACTTAACCTGTTCATATTTATTTTTTTCTATTGCTTTCTCTAACATCTTTTTAGAAATATCAATTCCAACTACCGACTCTGCGCCTTGTTCCATGGCATATTGACAATGCCATCCATATCCACAACCTAAATCCAAAATACGTTTTCCACGAAAATCGGGAAGCATTTTTTTAAGAGTTTCCCATTCTCCAGCCCCTGCTAACCCTTTCTTGGAACGATCCATATGGCTATATTTTTCAAAAAACACTTCATCATCATATTTATTTTCTTTCATTTGTTACCTCCAAAACTTAGCATGTACAATAATAACGTTATTATAACAAAAAACTCTCATAGAAAGCAAAATAGAACATACATCCATAACAAGAAGTTACCGTACTCTTGTATCAAAATTCTTTTTGTTCTAAAATATTAAATGTATATACATAAAATTATTATTCCTTGATACATCTAACATATCATTAAAACAAAACGGAGGTATTAAAATGCTTGAATTATATAAACAAAGAAGATCCATACGTAAGTTTACTTCTGATAAAATTAGTAAAGAGAACATAGAAAGCCTTAAAAAGGCTGCCTTATTAGCACCAACTTCTAGGAACTTAAAACCCATTGAGTTCATTTTCATTGAAGATACTGAAACGATTCACAACTTAAAAAAATGTAAAAAATTTGGTTCGACAGCTTTAGAAACAGCAACATTAGCAATTGTTATGATTGGTGATGGAACTAAAAGTGATGTATGGATTGAAGATGCAGCAATTGCAACTACATTCATAATGTTAGAAGCAGAAGCTTTAGGATTAGGATCTAATTGGATCCAAATGCGTTTAAGAGAAGGCGAGAATGCTCCTTCAGAGGAAGAAGTTAGAACTTTATTAGGTATTCCAAAACATTATGGTGTACTATCCGTATTAGCAATCGGGAATAAAAATGAAGTAAAAGAAGCCTATTCTGAGGAAGACTTAGACTTTAGCAAAATACATGAAAATTCATTTCAATTGAATGATTAACACTTAGTAATCACCTTTTGGTTAAGAAACCCGATAATAAATAACAGCCAATACTTATTGTTCCTTTCATACTCCGAATCTAAACTTCTTTCGTTTATAAAGGATAATTAAAGATATTGGCTGTTATGTTACGTTTTATTATCTTATGTAGTGCAGTTGATGGGACTTGAACCCACACCAGAGTACTCTGACATGAACCTGAATCATGCGCGTATGCCAATTCCGCCACAACTGCAAATCTTACCATAGCTTCAATATTATATCATATTTTCAAATATTTATCAATAAATCTAGATTCCATCCTCCCTTATCATGTATTCCATATTTTTATATTACTTTACTTTATTTGTAATTTTGCAATTTATTTGTTATAATACCCATTAATGCAAATGAGTAGGAGGGTTTTAAAAATATGGAACAAAAGATTTCTAACTTTCGTAATGATATAGCTCTATTCGTTGTGGAAGAAAAAGATGATGATTTTATTTATCGATATGTAAATAGATACTATTGTCAAATAATTAACCTTGAATATCCATTACAGCAAGAATACAGTGTATCACAAGTATTAGATAAGAACGATTTAAATGAATTCAAAACTTATTGTAAATTTCTAAAAAAAGAGTATGATTATATTAAATACGAAAAAAATATTTACACTAACCATCTCTATACACCACATACTGTTACTATGTTTTCCTTTATTATAAATGGTCTTTATTTAATTGCCTGTTCCATAAGCTATAGCGAATTATATTTATATGAATATCAACAAAAAAAAAATATGTCATTATTAGCTTCTCAAAGTGATACTTTATATTCCCTATTTACTCTCAGTTTAACTGACTCAGATCAATGCATTATTTCAGATATAAATTCTGTCTTCTGTAATTATCTTGGTTTAGAAAAAGAATTTGATAATAACAACATCGAATCTATATTTCCAACGAAGGTAGCCAATTTTTTATCTCAAGGTTTTGTAACTTGCCTTAGCAATGGGCGTACAACAAATAAACAACTTATATATGATTGTAGTGAATTTGATTTACAAAATTTTTATTGTCCCCAAAATGGTTCTTATTATTTAAATGTTATTTTTATACCACTTAACCATGATAATAAACTATCATGTATCTGTTTTGTTAAAGATATATTTAATGATATTGATATAAAAAGAAGTAGAAATGAACTTATATTAGAATACGATACTATATTTAATGCTTCAATGAACCCAATTGCAATATTAAAAGTATTTGATAAAAATATAATAAAGTTAGAAAAGCAAAATAAGAGAATGGAAGTCCTTCTAAATCGATTTCCCGAATTGCTGTCTCAGTTATTCCAAGAGCACAATAATTTTGATCAATTATTAATAGAAAAAAGCCGCATTGAAAGCATAATTACATTTAATATTCGTGATAATACCTACCATTTTCAAATTAATATAGTCCCTATTATTGAAGATATGATTGTTACGAAGATAGTAATTACTATACTTAATGTAAATTCTTCTAAAAATAAGATTGTATCACCAATTCATGTACGTTTAACTAAACGTGAAAAAGAAATTGTATTATTAGTAGCTCAAGGACGAAAAAATGATTATATTGCAACTAAATTAGGAATTAGTACAGGAACTGTAAAGAAGACTCTATCAAACGTGTATAAAAAATATGCAATTACATCAAGAGTTGAATTAATAAAGTATTTTTTGAATGAGCAAAGTTAAAAAGTATTATTTAATAACATTTCATCTTCAAATTTTGTTAAATTATTACATAAAATCAACCTAAGAGGTATTTTATATTTCCCGACTTCTGTTATAATGAAATTGTTACCAAAGAATGCTAAGTTGTAAAGGAGAAGGGTAATTATGTCAGCATTTGTGGAAAATACAACAAATTGGAGAGTATCTGAAGAAGAATATGAAATTAATTATAATTTAACATATTCTGTGAACGATGTATATGAAGAATTTGAACTATGGGAATATGGAATTCAATGTGAATTGCTAGACCGCAATAAACAAATAGTATCTACTGCGGAAGTAAAACATATTTCTAGTAACTGTAACTACGTTTTAGGTTTCATTCAAAAAATTACGGATAATAAGGTATTTCCTATCCATCTAGTGGATGTTGTTTCTGATTTGTTAGAGGAAGAATGCTTGATATGATTATGTACATAAAATTAAGAAATTTGAACTTCATATATTTTAAAAATAAGACAAGCTCTTTTGCATAGGAGGATTTTCCTATTAATAAAGAATTGTCTTATTTTAATGTTTAAAAAAGCACAGGAGACTTTTTACCAATAACATAAATAAGACTGTTGCAGTATATTCCAAACATGCAACAGTCTTATTCTTATATCTCTTTCATATTGCTTTCATCTAGTATAATCGTAAACGGTCCATCATTTACTAAACTAACTTTCATATCTGCACCAAAGCTGCCTGTTTCAACCTTATCCACTCTCTTCTTGCATTCACTAACAAAATATTCGTATAAAGCGTTTGCATGATTAGGTGCTCCTGCCTTAATGAAACTAGGTCGATTTCCCTTTTTACAATCAGCATAT
This portion of the Clostridium sp. Marseille-P299 genome encodes:
- a CDS encoding recombinase family protein; amino-acid sequence: MLLAYARVSTDEQNLDRQIDALVKYGVDKRNIYMEKITGTKREREQLNKMISELQDGDTVIITDLTRISRSTKDLLDIIEQIKSKRASIKSIKDTWLDTTTDNPYNDFLLTVMSGLSQLERDLISQRTKEGLASAKARGRNGGRPSKQNEKGETVKVLYSSGMKIVDIVKQTGLSRSTVNRIIKKI
- a CDS encoding Ig-like domain-containing protein, yielding MKIIRKLITILSLAMIITLVIPILMQSNQIVAQASKAQTSKVKISKKEVQLRVKEGVTLKVWGTKSTVKWTSSDKKVASVSAKGRVYARKKGTTVITATVNKKKYTCKVTVTDGTLTDKEMAVYGWILLQDSLVNPESIQIHSIKAGTRDIEYGDGTTFEDIQTVLFDYSAQNGFGGYTRGYATVSIYPRDGEPYANYLTSDYFDGYLALTTYVKSYTPTLDNESTIKVKDIKSIVADYQEEENYEIH
- a CDS encoding HNH endonuclease signature motif containing protein, with the translated sequence MKITKKRLYGKLDVSNKGIALIKEDEIFVKVVGWKNYWISNYSRLLEFDEKANCYKIVKLYQDKSESNHQYYYRQLNPNNKVNKKEPTKQFLHRLTAKAFCQNDNPSIKTEVHHIKPFNPNKKCEINNRADNLLWVEPKVHRMLDDIDYIVITDSNNKTKKYSNPLEAFKSIGMNEDIFYQDVVCKYEPLITNHEMKYTKYNICISGEKKKIYLITIYSKEMKGNKTNYVIGDFAKSAKDEIRKYGEVRKHN
- a CDS encoding tyrosine-type recombinase/integrase, encoding MKRIKMTQKTNETIREGFDNFISRKNYENVSPNTVKTYSLHFEVFMKFINNEKMLLEEIDTKTIGNFIIHLRTNRKCKDATIKSYIGTLRAFLYNCMDNGEIEEFRIKMPKCKTIAKECYTKEELQILIKKPQSNSFVEFRTWFYINLLYGTGMRLESALRLKIKDINLSGQTITLYNTKSRITQTIQIDTALQRIIKEYLSIRKGEPEDYLLCDDCGNPIKKRTLQDSLARYNKSRGITKTSSHLFRHTFSTAYIGATGNIIDLQRRLGHKSSTTTENYIRTYVPDFDENFDEISPLAWLYGAKNKTNKINMKQNRKRA
- a CDS encoding bacterial Ig-like domain-containing protein, translating into MNTKKTKGMFIINNIIIPSFFFILFCGGIVIGGFGKQNKVYASSNINTNKLVEINAYYAGESIIVGQPLDKTKLVVEALYEDGSLVTVYDYRLSSEIVNKAGDNTFVVVYKNKSTKFTVMGKKVIEVSAYYTGYEISVGNSVDLRDIVATATYSDYSSETITDFTLSNDVIKKTGINVVNLIYKGVSTKFEVYGSEPKSVDSLTAIYEGSGVALGGTINPRELTVMAIYTDGSSEVINNYVLSPEKITVAGSQQVTVSFRGRKATFTVIGIQKTITSIKATYHGGTVAIGNTVRTKDIEVIATYSDGTSNVITSFNILSPSFTYEGYQTVTVEASGCTADITVEVVSQQSADYSNAAVFNATNGKHTAKVSLALYDSEDKTKITGKSVTPSLVRNVLKRATKYNYYIAFDVELLDENMDAEFPLTMKITIPNEYKLKGCSIFYTPNKKSVIGEMNTVTNGSNEIICTIYNPGTYILTYLKQ
- a CDS encoding class I SAM-dependent methyltransferase; protein product: MKENKYDDEVFFEKYSHMDRSKKGLAGAGEWETLKKMLPDFRGKRILDLGCGYGWHCQYAMEQGAESVVGIDISKKMLEKAIEKNKYEQVKYIHQPIEDINFPEDFFDCVISSLALHYVVSFEDVVKTVKRCIKSGGDFVFSVEHPVFTAYGTQDWIYDNEGNIAHFPVDNYYIEGKRKAIFLGEEVTKYHKTLTTYLNTLLKNGFMITGIEEPQPPKHMLDIPGMKDELRRPMMLIVSAKSI